A window from Solanum stenotomum isolate F172 chromosome 5, ASM1918654v1, whole genome shotgun sequence encodes these proteins:
- the LOC125865067 gene encoding transcription factor MYB61-like: MGRPCCYKQKLRKGLWSPEEDEKLINHITKYGHGCWSSVPKLAALQRCGKSCRLRWINYLRPDLKRGTFSQQEENLIIQLHSLLGNKWSQIASRLPGRTDNDIKNLWNSSIKKKLRQKGIDPNTHNKLLSVVENDEKVSAISMNIEKASEGSSEVNFIESHENSNYGIQTDKSKSSLVTMTMDRYPSNTTTSAAPLTHEFFLDRFVTTQETSTASCNKPLELARYLSFRQLNYGSNIGLSMNSNTNNLLFNSKNSEMFTHQFNSTITNDNILTSPIAAVASNDSMRNGNSTSIELQRNSSFFDSNAFSWGTADYDKSEKEANIHPSVTDPEDIKWFEYLHTQLLPGNAITNNQITQDLYSEKSSIQFTTQGSLSTWLQNQQQQPSLQTANIYNKHSQRIPDAFGQFS; this comes from the exons ATGGGGAGACCTTGCTGTTACAAGCAGAAGCTGAGGAAAGGCCTTTGGTCCCCTGAGGAAGATGAGAAACTTATAAATCATATAACCAAATATGGTCATGGTTGTTGGAGTTCAGTCCCTAAACTAGCAG CTCTTCAGAGGTGTGGAAAGAGCTGCAGGCTTAGGTGGATTAACTACTTGAGACCTGACCTCAAAAGAGGAACATTCTCACAACAGGAAGAGAATTTGATCAttcaacttcattcacttttagggaacaa GTGGTCTCAGATTGCTTCTAGATTACCTGGAAGAACCGACAATGATATCAAGAATTTATGGAACTCTTCTATTAAGAAGAAACTAAGGCAAAAAGGGATTGATCCAAACACTCATAATAAGCTTCTATCTGTAGTTGAGAATGACGAGAAGGTGTCAGCAATCAGTATGAATATTGAGAAAGCCTCTGAAGGCTCAAGTGAAGTGAATTTTATTGAATCACATGAGAATTCCAACTACGGAATTCAAACAGATAAATCAAAGTCATCTTTAGTGACAATGACTATGGACCGCTATCCCAGTAATACCACTACTTCTGCAGCGCCACTAACACACGAATTCTTTCTTGACAGGTTTGTTACCACACAAGAAACCTCCACCGCTAGCTGCAATAAGCCTCTTGAGTTGGCAAGGTACCTCTCCTTTCGGCAGTTGAATTATGGCTCAAACATTGGTTTGTCCATGAATTCAAACACCAATAATCTCcttttcaactccaagaattcAGAAATGTTTACTCATCAGTTCAATTCCACCATCACAAATGATAATATTCTGACATCTCCAATAGCAGCAGTAGCAAGTAATGATTCAATGCGCAATGGAAACAGTACTAGTATTGAATTGCAAAGGAACTCTTCTTTCTTCGATAGCAATGCCTTCTCCTGGGGAACTGCAGATTATGATAAATCAGAAAAAGAAGCCAATATTCATCCCTCAGTAACTGATCCTGAAGACATCAAATGGTTCGAATATCTCCATACACAGCTTTTACCAGGCAATGCAATCACCAATAATCAAATAACTCAAGATTTATACAGTGAAAAATCAAGTATACAATTCACAACACAAGGTTCATTGAGTACATGGCTACAGAACCAACAGCAACAACCTTCTTTACAAACTGCAAACATATATAATAAGCACTCTCAGAGAATTCCAGATGCCTTTGGACAGTTTTCATAG